In one window of Falco cherrug isolate bFalChe1 chromosome 10, bFalChe1.pri, whole genome shotgun sequence DNA:
- the RNF114 gene encoding E3 ubiquitin-protein ligase RNF114 produces the protein MAVAGGGGSSRSPERRHDPLSRFTCPVCLEVYESPVRVPCGHVFCTPCLQECLKPKKPVCGVCRSTLSPGSRALDLEKQIETTETTCNGCNKKMYLSKMRSHAASCSKYQNYIMEGVKAVTKEPLHNTRNFPNRFTFPCPYCSEKNFDQEGLVEHCKTLHSMDAKQVVCPICASMPWGDPNYRSANFMEHLQRRHRFSYDTFVDYDADEDDMMAQVLMRSLRDK, from the exons ATGGCGGTGGCCGGTGGCGGTGGCTCCTCCCGGTCCCCGGAGCGGCGGCACGACCCGCTGTCACGTTTCACCTGCCCCGTGTGCCTGGAGGTGTACGAGAGCCCGGTGCGGGTGCCCTGCGGACACGT CTTTTGCACTCCGTGCCTGCAGGAATGTCTTAAGCCGAAAAAGCCGGTTTGTGGGGTCTGCCGCAGTACCCTGTCACCTGGTAGCAGAGCTCTGGACTTGGAAAAGCAAATTGAAACAACAGAAACCACTTGCAATGGCTGCAATAAAAAA ATGTATCTCTCAAAGATGCGTAGCCATGCAGCTTCTTGTTCAAAGTACCAGAATTATATAATGGAAGGTGTGAAAGCCGTAACTAAAGAACCACTTCACAACACCAG GAACTTCCCAAATCGCTTTACCTTTCCTTGTCCCTACTGCAGCGAGAAAAACTTTGATCAAGAAGGACTAGTTGAACACTGCAAAACATTGCACAGCATGGATGCAAAACAAGTG GTTTGCCCAATTTGTGCCTCAATGCCATGGGGAGATCCAAATTACAGGAGTGCTAACTTCATGGAGCACCTTCAAAGGCGACATCGCTTTTCGTATGATACTTTTGTG GATTATGATGCTGATGAAGATGATATGATGGCACAGGTTTTGATGCGTTCCTTACGGGATAAATGA
- the SPATA2 gene encoding spermatogenesis-associated protein 2 — translation MDTKYKDDLFRKYVQFHECKLNASDNKQRPINDEYLRVAAAALLCLPKIDPFYRFRLIKFYEMAENSLRSVKSSSLHSLHNAFGMLETVGINLFLYPWKKEFRNIKTYTGPFVYYVKSALTEDDVRQILNYMGYVQELGTMYKLKEQVEAIQVKMVSFELFLAKVECEQLLEIHLQVKDKGYSEIDVINERKNSNEDVRGCSEAMKRRVECKENLNTSMARMVLQKSASERASKDYFKPKVSKPSKSVDTYDNYWESKKPPLMSSLSLRKEPILVDAEDDIKDEIIRPSPSLLTMSSSPHGCSDEFLPTSSHHNGMLRTNVPYSSYFSAQEDLDLYTDPDSRSMLNFKRQEAIKPDVWLLKTDANPVYHKRTHLAKETASLKCQNCGVPCGTSVCQKCDNLFNSRQDYPAVKQSAYSIKPLPNDGLSPASALREKSQYTSQTQSQERAAQFSSKSKPSGTSRCGFCNRSGAANTCTFCSKVSCDTCLNAYYYDPCCRKSELHRFMPNNQLNYKSSQLSHVVYR, via the exons ATGGATACAAAATATAAAGACGATTTATTTAGGAAATATGTACAGTTCCATGAATGCAAACTGAATGCTTCTGACAACAAGCAGCGTCCTATTAATGATGAGTATTTGCGAGTGGCAGCGGCAGCCTTACTTTGCCTTCCCAAAATTGATCCGTTTTATAGATTCCGGTTGATAAAATTTTATGAGATGGCTGAAAACTCACTGAGATCTGTGAAATCCTCAAGTTTACATTCTCTCCATAATGCATTCGGCATGCTCGAGACAGTTGGAATTAATCTCTTTCTTTACCCCTGGAAAAAGGAGTTCAGAAATATTAAG ACCTACACTGGACCCTTTGTTTATTATGTAAAGTCTGCTCTAACTGAAGATGACGTAAGGCAGATTTTGAACTACATGGGCTATGTCCAAGAACTGGGAACAATGTATAAGCTCAAAGAGCAGGTTGAAGCCATTCAAGTGAAAATGGTTTCATTTGAACTCTTTTTGGCCAAAGTGGAATGTGAGCAGCTTCTTGAAATTCACTTGCAAGTGAAGGATAAAGGTTATTCAGAGATTGATGTCATAAATGAACGAAAAAATAGCAATGAAGATGTTAGAGGCTGCTCGGAGGCCATGAAACGGCGTGTAGAGTGCAAAGAAAACTTAAACACTTCCATGGCACGAATGGTACTGCAGAAATCGGCTAGTGAAAGGGCCTCTAAAGATTATTTCAAGCCAAAGGTGAGCAAGCCTTCTAAATCAGTGGACACATATGATAATTATTGGGAAAGTAAGAAGCCACCTTTGATGAGCTCACTGAGTCTCAGGAAAGAACCAATTTTAGTTGATGCAGAAGATGACATTAAAGATGAAATTATCCGTCCATCACCCTCTCTTCTGACAATGTCAAGCTCCCCACATGGGTGTTCAGATGAATTCTTGCCAACTTCATCTCATCACAATGGCATGCTAAGAACAAATGTCCCTTACAGCTCCTATTTTTCTGCTCAAGAGGACTTAGATTTATATACTGATCCTGATTCTAGAAGtatgttaaattttaaaagacaagaaGCTATTAAGCCTGATGTATGGCTGTTAAAAACCGATGCCAACCCTGTTTACCACAAACGCACCCACCTAGCCAAAGAGACAGCTTCCCTCAAGTGCCAAAACTGTGGCGTACCTTGTGGCACTTCTGTTTGCCAAAAGTGTGACAATCTGTTCAACTCTAGGCAGGACTACCCAGCAGTGAAACAGAGCGCCTATTCAATCAAACCACTTCCAAATGATGGCTTGTCTCCTGCGTCTGCTTTAAGGGAGAAATCTCAGTACACGTCACAGACTCAGAGTCAAGAGAGAGCTGCTCAATTCAGTTCAAAATCCAAACCTTCAGGCACCTCGCGCTGTGGCTTTTGTAACCGATCCGGAGCTGCAAACACTTGCACGTTTTGCTCAAAAGTCTCATGTGACACTTGCCTCAATGCTTACTATTACGATCCCTGCTGTAGAAAAAGCGAGCTTCACAGATTCATGCCTAACAATCAGTTAAACTATAAATCGTCCCAGTTGTCCCATGTAGTTTATAGATAG